The following are from one region of the Pseudodesulfovibrio piezophilus C1TLV30 genome:
- a CDS encoding DJ-1/PfpI family protein: MAVKKILMLVGDFVEDYEAMVPFQMLLMVGHKVHTVCPGKKAGESVSTAVHDFEGHQTYSEKPGHNFGITTTFEEIKAEDYDALVVPGGRSPEYLRLNPAVIECVRHFAKENKPIAAVCHGQQLLAAADVIKGKTCTGYPAVQPEVEAAGATWCEVNETASNACTDGNIVTAPAWPAHPAWIREFLKVLGSTIEP, encoded by the coding sequence ATGGCAGTCAAGAAAATCTTAATGTTGGTCGGTGATTTCGTTGAAGATTATGAGGCAATGGTGCCGTTTCAGATGCTACTGATGGTCGGGCACAAGGTGCATACCGTCTGTCCGGGAAAAAAAGCGGGCGAGAGCGTCTCGACAGCGGTTCATGATTTTGAAGGGCATCAGACCTACTCCGAAAAACCGGGCCATAATTTTGGCATCACGACCACTTTTGAAGAGATCAAGGCCGAAGACTATGACGCTCTGGTCGTTCCTGGTGGGCGTTCCCCGGAATACCTGCGTCTGAATCCGGCTGTCATCGAGTGCGTCCGTCATTTTGCAAAGGAAAACAAGCCTATTGCAGCTGTCTGCCATGGTCAGCAACTCCTGGCTGCGGCCGATGTCATTAAAGGTAAAACCTGCACCGGGTATCCCGCTGTCCAGCCTGAAGTAGAGGCTGCCGGTGCCACGTGGTGCGAAGTCAATGAAACGGCATCCAATGCCTGCACTGACGGCAATATCGTGACTGCTCCGGCATGGCCCGCCCACCCTGCCTGGATACGCGAATTCCTGAAGGTTCTCGGGTCCACGATCGAGCCATAG
- a CDS encoding BaiN/RdsA family NAD(P)/FAD-dependent oxidoreductase → MTRFDVLILGGGASGLYCAMHAARHGHSVAILDHSDKPARKVRVAGGGKCNFTNMTVEPHNYICSNPHFVKSALARHSQWDVISFFAEHGISYEEREHGQLFTLEGAGRLAGILVDQCKKLGVQMLLGRTIESVAACSPFIVETPEETLEAKKIVIALGGPSWPQVGASDLGFRLAHQFNLPIIRPRPALVPLVFSRAQRTMCEELAGNALPVTMTTGDMSFSDPLLFTHKGISGPAVLQISSYWSEGQSLLIDFLPQKSVADLVETHRTNNSRFRNLLARELPKRLVPYLVSGDLAETSVSQLSKQQIAMAENRIHRFRITPASTEGYGKAEVTVGGIDTDCFSSKTFEAKDIPGLHVIGEALDVTGHLGGYNLQWAFSSGSACAESL, encoded by the coding sequence ATGACACGATTTGATGTACTCATTCTCGGCGGAGGAGCTTCCGGCCTGTATTGCGCCATGCATGCAGCGCGACACGGCCATTCTGTGGCCATACTCGACCACAGCGACAAACCCGCGCGCAAGGTTCGGGTGGCAGGAGGCGGCAAGTGCAACTTCACGAACATGACCGTGGAACCGCACAATTATATCTGTAGCAACCCCCATTTTGTAAAATCGGCACTGGCCAGACACTCCCAGTGGGATGTCATCTCTTTTTTCGCCGAGCACGGCATTTCTTACGAAGAACGGGAGCATGGTCAGCTTTTCACCCTGGAAGGCGCAGGCCGACTCGCCGGGATTCTTGTTGACCAATGCAAGAAGCTCGGTGTGCAGATGCTCCTTGGCCGCACGATCGAATCCGTGGCAGCATGTTCCCCCTTCATCGTGGAAACCCCTGAAGAGACACTGGAAGCGAAAAAAATCGTCATCGCTCTGGGAGGCCCATCCTGGCCGCAGGTCGGAGCTTCGGACCTCGGCTTCCGGCTAGCACACCAATTCAACCTGCCGATCATTCGTCCCAGACCAGCACTGGTGCCCCTTGTCTTCTCCCGAGCTCAACGCACCATGTGTGAAGAGCTGGCTGGCAATGCCCTGCCCGTTACCATGACGACCGGCGACATGTCTTTTTCAGACCCACTGCTTTTCACCCACAAAGGGATATCCGGCCCTGCCGTCCTTCAAATTTCTTCCTACTGGAGTGAAGGACAATCGCTTCTCATTGATTTTCTTCCCCAGAAATCAGTGGCCGACCTTGTGGAAACGCACAGAACCAACAACAGTCGATTCCGCAATCTTCTGGCACGGGAACTCCCCAAACGCCTTGTTCCATACCTCGTATCAGGTGACCTCGCCGAAACGTCAGTCAGCCAATTGAGCAAACAGCAGATTGCAATGGCCGAAAACCGGATTCACCGATTTCGAATCACTCCCGCTTCCACCGAGGGATACGGCAAAGCCGAAGTGACTGTGGGCGGCATTGATACGGATTGCTTTTCATCCAAAACCTTTGAAGCAAAGGATATCCCCGGCCTGCATGTCATTGGTGAGGCTCTTGATGTGACCGGGCACCTCGGAGGCTACAATCTGCAATGGGCGTTTTCTTCAGGCAGTGCCTGTGCGGAAAGCCTGTAA
- a CDS encoding LysE family translocator: MLNILIFSIGIMYTPGPVNILSFNNGLQKNMATQFMFSMGVGCALLFYLLLVGYAGSSVIDESMLPYIGLLGGAFILFLAGKVILSEVNMHGAEKCSLNLTFKDGLLMQLLNPKSFLVVLPVATVQFPAAGIEGVDIAVWSLLLALFGFGAPTLYAMVGAMVGHRLNRSGYFKCFNMLMGLMLIFVACDIVYHQTYLPLIK, from the coding sequence ATGCTGAACATACTCATCTTTTCCATCGGTATCATGTATACGCCGGGGCCGGTCAATATTTTGAGTTTTAACAATGGGTTGCAAAAGAATATGGCGACCCAGTTCATGTTTTCCATGGGCGTCGGGTGCGCTTTGCTGTTTTATCTGTTGTTGGTGGGATATGCGGGGAGTAGTGTCATTGACGAGTCCATGCTGCCGTATATCGGCCTTCTCGGCGGGGCTTTCATTCTCTTCCTTGCGGGTAAAGTCATCTTGTCGGAAGTGAATATGCACGGGGCCGAAAAGTGCTCACTCAATCTGACTTTCAAAGATGGACTGCTGATGCAGTTATTGAACCCGAAGTCTTTTCTCGTGGTTCTGCCCGTTGCAACTGTCCAGTTTCCAGCTGCCGGAATCGAGGGCGTGGATATTGCCGTTTGGTCGTTGTTGCTTGCTCTGTTCGGCTTTGGTGCCCCGACGCTCTACGCGATGGTGGGGGCGATGGTCGGCCACCGCCTCAACCGAAGTGGGTATTTCAAATGTTTCAACATGCTGATGGGGCTTATGCTCATTTTTGTCGCATGTGACATCGTGTACCATCAAACCTATCTGCCTTTGATCAAATAA
- a CDS encoding AraC family transcriptional regulator encodes MHENSFIFRHSSHLAGVTALNAVMSDFSYEKHAHQELAIGVTLSGRQDFFCRGCWFQSPPGTILLFNPEDAHDGNPGNHDALKYTMLYLHQDEIVPLFHAIGKEENASLRLPETLFRDRILRSHILSLSHLISLQSGARMEQESLLYEIVKRLTQRLGHYQPDQWSERKDTLLLRVKEYILENLEQDLSIDELCGVATMSKYHFIRLFRRQFGITPHQYVLSARINRARRALEDGGAPSTVAHMSGFTDVSHLNRRFKRIHGITPRQYQIQFRG; translated from the coding sequence ATGCACGAAAACTCCTTCATATTCAGACACAGTAGCCACCTTGCAGGGGTGACCGCTTTGAATGCTGTGATGAGTGATTTTTCCTATGAAAAACACGCTCATCAGGAGTTGGCGATCGGGGTGACTTTATCTGGGAGGCAGGACTTTTTTTGCAGGGGGTGCTGGTTTCAAAGTCCGCCGGGAACGATTCTGCTGTTTAATCCCGAGGATGCTCATGATGGGAATCCCGGGAACCATGACGCGCTCAAGTATACGATGCTCTATCTTCATCAAGATGAAATAGTTCCGCTTTTCCACGCAATAGGCAAAGAGGAAAACGCTTCCCTTCGCCTCCCGGAGACCCTTTTCCGGGACCGAATACTCCGGTCTCATATTCTGTCCCTCTCTCATTTGATCTCCCTGCAATCCGGGGCTCGGATGGAGCAGGAGTCACTTTTGTATGAAATAGTAAAACGACTGACACAGAGGCTCGGGCATTATCAGCCGGACCAGTGGTCGGAGAGGAAGGATACGCTTCTCCTCAGGGTGAAGGAGTATATTCTGGAGAATCTGGAGCAGGATCTTTCCATTGATGAGCTGTGCGGTGTGGCCACTATGTCCAAGTATCATTTTATCCGCCTGTTTCGCCGTCAATTCGGGATTACACCTCATCAATACGTGCTTAGTGCCCGTATTAACCGGGCAAGACGCGCTCTCGAGGACGGTGGTGCGCCGAGTACCGTGGCGCATATGTCCGGGTTTACCGATGTCAGCCATCTTAATCGACGTTTCAAGCGGATTCATGGAATCACGCCGCGTCAATATCAAATCCAATTCCGGGGATAA
- a CDS encoding AzlD domain-containing protein translates to MHQYWIVVLGIGLGTFLIRFSFILIIDKITLPETVQRMLRFIPASVMPALVVPAVLLHKNGVATFAGWDRILAALIAVLVAWKTRSILATIGSGMVSLWILKTMI, encoded by the coding sequence ATGCATCAGTATTGGATTGTGGTCCTTGGCATCGGACTTGGGACATTTCTCATCCGGTTTTCCTTCATCCTGATTATCGACAAGATCACGCTGCCTGAAACCGTGCAGCGCATGCTTCGCTTCATTCCGGCCTCGGTCATGCCTGCCTTGGTTGTCCCTGCCGTGCTGCTGCATAAGAACGGCGTGGCGACCTTTGCCGGGTGGGACAGGATTCTCGCGGCTCTCATAGCTGTTCTGGTGGCGTGGAAAACCCGGAGTATCCTGGCGACAATTGGGAGTGGCATGGTCAGCCTGTGGATATTGAAGACGATGATATAA
- a CDS encoding AzlC family ABC transporter permease, whose product MSERLSSFWAGSRDTCPLMIGILPFGLICGAVCSSVGIPEWGGGVMSIFIFAGASQLVATQLMSEHASSIVIIFTGLVINARFVMYSASIAEHFRGVHPLKKMGLAYVLTDQAYAMSINRFKGPEADHTHKVAYFLGAALLMGIAFISTSFLGSYIGALIPPEWELDFAVPLTFTALIIPAVQDRPTLLAAVVAGGLSAVTDSLPYNLGLLTAALCGIIAGTLAERRQTRG is encoded by the coding sequence ATGTCAGAGAGATTGTCCTCATTTTGGGCTGGAAGCCGCGATACCTGCCCCTTAATGATCGGTATCCTACCTTTCGGGTTGATTTGCGGTGCGGTTTGTTCCTCGGTCGGTATCCCGGAGTGGGGTGGTGGAGTCATGTCGATCTTCATTTTCGCCGGGGCATCGCAACTGGTCGCGACCCAGCTCATGAGCGAACATGCGTCGAGCATTGTCATCATTTTTACAGGATTGGTGATTAATGCCCGCTTTGTCATGTATTCGGCTTCTATTGCCGAGCATTTCAGGGGCGTGCATCCACTTAAGAAAATGGGACTTGCCTATGTGCTTACGGATCAGGCGTACGCTATGTCGATCAATCGGTTTAAGGGACCGGAAGCTGATCACACTCACAAAGTTGCCTATTTTCTCGGCGCCGCCCTGCTCATGGGAATCGCGTTTATCTCCACATCTTTTCTCGGCTCGTATATCGGTGCACTCATTCCGCCTGAGTGGGAGCTTGATTTTGCTGTTCCGTTGACCTTTACGGCCCTGATTATCCCGGCCGTACAGGATCGGCCCACCCTGCTTGCGGCTGTGGTGGCCGGTGGATTGTCCGCCGTGACGGATTCCCTGCCCTATAATCTTGGACTGCTCACCGCTGCCTTGTGTGGCATCATAGCCGGAACCCTGGCAGAAAGGAGACAAACCCGTGGTTGA
- a CDS encoding aminotransferase-like domain-containing protein, which yields MTIWQPNIQSTSGPRYLAIANALEDDVKHGRLNPGTKLPTHRELADTLGVTVGTVTRGYAEAARRGLLRGETGRGTYVGGEPHHQFVCHKEHHRPEVVDMKLTLPFEALNPDIGSVLREMALSPDAHHLLEYSPSAGRQADRAAGAHWLTRYNLKADTETITLTAGGQNALAVILSALFRPGDAIAVESITYPLLKTLARRFHLKLVPVEQDSSGMIPDSLEEVCRTYGVRGVYVMPSCQNPTTVRMPDFRRQEIAALTRRHDLFIMEDDAYGLVAGDFGVPFASRAPERTFFVASLSKPVAGGLRVAYLVSPSQHVCAVKRAISDMLWMTPPLMAAIARRWIEDGTADRTLEAKRNEAARRTILTATMLPEQDIAIQQNGFYGWLKLPEPWTAGDFARVAEENDVMVSPDDIFVVGRRPLPHAVRLGLSGAPTLDDLKRGLETIRTILQSK from the coding sequence ATGACAATTTGGCAACCGAATATCCAAAGCACTTCCGGGCCGCGTTATCTCGCCATCGCAAATGCCCTTGAAGACGATGTGAAACACGGCCGACTGAATCCCGGCACCAAGCTCCCCACCCACAGGGAACTGGCGGACACGCTCGGCGTGACCGTAGGGACCGTGACGCGAGGATACGCTGAAGCGGCCCGCCGGGGACTCCTGCGTGGAGAGACTGGACGTGGCACTTATGTCGGTGGCGAACCCCATCACCAATTCGTCTGCCACAAGGAACATCACCGCCCTGAAGTGGTGGACATGAAACTGACCCTCCCTTTCGAAGCACTCAATCCGGACATCGGCAGTGTCCTCCGCGAGATGGCCCTTTCCCCGGACGCACACCATCTGCTCGAATACAGTCCGTCGGCCGGACGACAGGCGGACAGGGCCGCCGGAGCACATTGGCTGACGAGATATAATCTCAAGGCTGACACCGAAACCATCACCCTGACCGCGGGCGGGCAAAACGCCCTGGCCGTCATCCTAAGTGCTCTTTTCAGGCCCGGCGATGCCATTGCCGTGGAATCCATCACCTATCCGCTCCTCAAGACCCTGGCCCGACGGTTCCATCTCAAGCTGGTTCCGGTTGAGCAGGACAGCTCCGGCATGATACCTGATTCCCTGGAGGAGGTCTGTCGAACATACGGTGTGCGTGGAGTGTACGTCATGCCTTCCTGCCAAAATCCGACCACAGTACGCATGCCGGATTTCCGCCGCCAGGAGATTGCCGCCCTCACTCGCCGACACGACTTGTTCATCATGGAAGACGATGCCTATGGACTGGTCGCCGGAGATTTCGGTGTGCCCTTTGCCTCTCGCGCCCCGGAACGCACCTTTTTTGTGGCATCCCTGTCCAAACCTGTTGCCGGGGGGCTCAGGGTGGCGTACCTTGTGTCTCCGTCGCAGCATGTGTGTGCGGTCAAACGCGCCATTTCCGATATGCTCTGGATGACCCCTCCGCTTATGGCCGCCATAGCCCGTCGCTGGATAGAGGACGGAACTGCCGACCGGACCCTTGAGGCCAAAAGAAACGAAGCTGCCCGCCGTACAATCCTGACGGCAACGATGCTCCCCGAACAGGATATAGCCATACAGCAAAACGGATTCTACGGGTGGCTCAAGCTGCCGGAGCCGTGGACTGCCGGAGACTTTGCCCGCGTCGCGGAAGAAAACGACGTCATGGTCTCACCTGACGATATTTTTGTTGTAGGACGCCGCCCTTTGCCCCATGCCGTTCGGCTGGGCCTGAGCGGAGCCCCCACTCTGGACGACCTGAAACGCGGTCTTGAAACAATCCGCACCATACTCCAATCAAAATAA
- the radA gene encoding DNA repair protein RadA, with the protein MKTKEAFRCSACGAQSPRWKGQCSSCKEWNTLEPVTVSKRTSTPVGAAASQDRPRPLEDLTTENLNSRTSGMPSLDDLLGTGLVPGAAILLGGEPGIGKSTLLLQLAGSQARLGHTAVYLSGEESLPQLKARAERLDLLGPGLMALSTNKVEDALAILSEPEPPELLIVDSVQTLVSPMAEGIPGSVSQVRAVSAELVEKTKKTGTTLILVGHVTKDGQIAGPKLLEHMVDTVLYIEGDRKHFSRILRVLKNRFGPSDELVVFTMKEKGLEVVEDPATFFLGTRDPSLSGTAMAMAVDGQRPFAVEVQALVSKSFLSIPRRTALGFDTNRLNLLLAVLEKRLRLNLSGHDIYAKITGGLATRDPGLDLAVISAVLSSFYDQPLPESSVYWGEIDLNGQIRPVAAHDIRLKQSKRLGHDPACHSGTCPTLADLQRFLFGKRN; encoded by the coding sequence ATGAAAACCAAAGAAGCTTTCCGCTGTTCTGCCTGTGGAGCGCAATCGCCTCGCTGGAAAGGACAATGTTCCTCTTGCAAAGAATGGAACACCCTGGAACCGGTCACGGTCTCCAAAAGAACCTCCACACCAGTGGGAGCCGCAGCTTCGCAGGATAGACCACGTCCCTTAGAAGATCTGACGACCGAGAATCTTAATTCCCGGACATCGGGGATGCCGTCCCTGGACGACCTGCTTGGCACCGGATTGGTCCCTGGTGCTGCCATTCTGCTCGGCGGAGAACCCGGAATAGGAAAATCCACTCTGCTTCTGCAATTGGCGGGAAGCCAGGCCCGACTGGGGCACACGGCCGTGTATCTCTCGGGCGAGGAATCTCTCCCCCAACTCAAGGCTCGCGCCGAGCGCCTGGACCTTCTCGGGCCGGGACTCATGGCCTTGTCAACGAACAAGGTCGAAGATGCATTGGCCATACTCAGCGAACCGGAGCCGCCTGAGTTACTCATAGTGGACTCGGTCCAAACCCTGGTATCGCCCATGGCCGAAGGCATCCCCGGCTCAGTCAGCCAGGTCAGAGCTGTCTCGGCCGAACTGGTTGAAAAGACAAAAAAGACCGGCACCACATTGATCCTGGTGGGCCATGTGACCAAGGACGGCCAGATCGCCGGCCCCAAACTGCTGGAACACATGGTGGACACCGTACTGTACATCGAGGGAGACAGAAAACATTTTTCCCGCATCCTGCGAGTCCTCAAAAACCGATTTGGCCCCAGTGACGAACTCGTGGTTTTCACCATGAAAGAAAAAGGGCTGGAAGTGGTGGAAGACCCGGCGACCTTTTTTCTCGGCACCCGCGACCCCAGCCTATCGGGGACGGCCATGGCCATGGCCGTGGATGGACAGCGCCCCTTTGCCGTGGAAGTGCAGGCCCTGGTCAGCAAATCATTTCTCTCCATCCCGCGCCGCACCGCACTCGGTTTTGACACCAACCGCCTCAATCTGCTGTTGGCCGTATTGGAAAAACGACTGCGCCTGAATCTGAGTGGTCATGACATCTACGCAAAGATCACAGGAGGCTTGGCCACTCGTGACCCAGGATTGGACCTGGCCGTTATCTCGGCCGTTCTGTCATCCTTTTACGACCAGCCTTTACCGGAATCCTCGGTCTACTGGGGTGAGATAGACCTCAATGGACAGATTCGGCCCGTTGCCGCCCATGATATCCGTTTGAAACAGTCAAAACGCCTGGGACATGACCCGGCCTGTCACTCCGGCACCTGCCCCACTCTGGCAGATCTGCAACGATTCCTGTTCGGCAAGCGGAACTAG
- a CDS encoding ATP-binding protein, with protein MVQQNNDSGRPLQFVKVISWSLFAIILGFSLLLSVFISKYAEQTLLEKQKEFGLLLAENVSHQVFTRFVMPAVMQYGGISLRKPQQAKALDEVVRSTIHSFHVTSLRIYDSNGLITYSLNKDEVGTPGTALYMVTRTWKNEDFSSEILSKVSKFVSLFRASLKPGSLILRAYYPLRAERSLTNIDENPIMGILEFQQDITSDFMAMLNFERLIISFSLITSLVLFFLVVAILRRVERLSNRQIKEKELLLFELQQQEKLAGMGRMVAGVAHEIRNPLGIICSSSELVLKKAQKEGSAYTRILQALHEEAKRLSRTVAEFLDYARPKKPTMSDVQIDRLLDQVTIFMEQECEKLGVTIDREYSGDLTVQGDKDLLYRAFYNLVANALQAMENHGTTDGHIFINAAREGNSTHLTIQDTGPGFTPEHIEKVRDPFFTTKDSGTGLGLALVSTILESHGVEMFLSNAEDGGARVDIIFPER; from the coding sequence TTGGTACAACAGAATAACGACAGCGGCAGGCCACTCCAATTCGTCAAGGTTATTTCCTGGAGCCTGTTTGCCATCATCCTCGGCTTCAGCTTGCTGCTGTCGGTTTTCATCTCCAAGTACGCAGAGCAAACCCTTCTCGAAAAACAGAAGGAGTTCGGCCTGTTACTCGCCGAGAATGTCAGCCATCAGGTCTTCACCCGTTTTGTCATGCCCGCTGTCATGCAGTACGGCGGCATCAGTCTGCGCAAACCACAACAGGCCAAAGCGCTTGATGAGGTTGTACGTTCCACCATCCATAGCTTTCATGTCACATCCCTGCGGATATACGACTCTAACGGACTCATCACATACTCCCTGAACAAGGACGAGGTCGGAACCCCGGGAACGGCTCTCTATATGGTGACCCGTACATGGAAAAATGAAGATTTTTCTTCGGAGATCCTGTCCAAGGTCTCCAAATTTGTTTCCCTGTTCCGAGCCAGCCTCAAACCGGGCAGCTTGATCCTTCGGGCCTATTACCCCTTGAGGGCGGAAAGAAGTCTGACGAATATCGATGAAAATCCGATCATGGGCATCCTGGAATTTCAGCAGGATATCACATCAGACTTCATGGCCATGCTTAATTTCGAGCGATTGATCATTTCCTTTTCTCTCATTACTTCGCTGGTTCTGTTCTTTTTGGTTGTCGCGATCCTGCGCCGTGTCGAACGATTGAGCAACCGCCAGATCAAGGAAAAGGAACTGCTCCTTTTCGAATTGCAACAGCAGGAAAAACTGGCAGGCATGGGACGCATGGTTGCAGGGGTGGCACACGAAATCCGCAACCCCTTGGGCATCATCTGCTCCAGTTCGGAACTGGTCCTGAAAAAAGCGCAGAAGGAGGGGAGCGCCTACACGCGCATCCTCCAGGCTCTGCATGAGGAAGCCAAACGTCTGAGCCGAACCGTGGCCGAATTCCTGGACTATGCCCGCCCGAAAAAACCGACCATGTCGGATGTTCAGATAGACAGACTGCTCGATCAGGTCACCATTTTTATGGAGCAGGAATGCGAAAAACTCGGCGTGACTATCGACCGTGAATATTCCGGGGACCTGACTGTCCAGGGTGACAAGGACTTACTCTACCGGGCATTCTACAATCTAGTCGCCAATGCCCTCCAGGCCATGGAAAACCACGGCACCACGGATGGGCACATCTTCATTAACGCGGCCAGAGAAGGCAACAGCACGCACCTAACCATTCAGGACACTGGTCCCGGTTTTACCCCGGAACACATTGAAAAGGTTCGTGACCCGTTTTTTACCACCAAGGATTCCGGCACCGGCCTCGGGCTGGCCCTGGTCTCCACCATCCTCGAATCCCACGGCGTGGAGATGTTCCTCTCCAATGCCGAAGACGGTGGTGCAAGGGTGGACATCATATTCCCGGAACGGTAG
- a CDS encoding LysM peptidoglycan-binding domain-containing protein, with the protein MKKLILLAIAMCLVFAWGCSKKVKTEPEVVVVEEKEVIVEKEPVVVDPMQVYKAEYDALPVTHTVTKGECLWWIAEYKHVYNDPFMWPLIYKANRDKIKNPDRIYPGQQFDVPRYGFDLEEVKAARKDAGAPWMALEPGQDAMIPAEMRAALGYSF; encoded by the coding sequence ATGAAGAAGCTGATTTTACTCGCAATTGCCATGTGCCTTGTGTTCGCATGGGGTTGCTCCAAAAAGGTCAAGACCGAACCGGAAGTTGTTGTTGTTGAAGAGAAGGAAGTCATCGTCGAGAAAGAGCCTGTCGTGGTTGACCCCATGCAGGTCTACAAAGCTGAATACGATGCCCTGCCTGTCACTCATACCGTCACAAAGGGCGAATGCCTGTGGTGGATCGCCGAATACAAACATGTGTATAACGATCCTTTCATGTGGCCGCTCATCTACAAGGCCAACCGTGACAAGATCAAAAACCCTGACCGTATTTACCCCGGCCAGCAGTTCGACGTGCCCCGTTACGGCTTCGACCTCGAAGAAGTCAAAGCTGCCCGCAAGGATGCAGGCGCTCCCTGGATGGCTCTGGAGCCTGGTCAGGATGCCATGATCCCCGCAGAAATGCGCGCGGCCCTCGGCTACAGCTTCTAA
- a CDS encoding flagellin N-terminal helical domain-containing protein: MSLVINHNLMAMNASRNLSDHFGRLGVSTRRLSSGLRVGTAADDAAGLAIRELMRSEISSLHQGIRNASDAISLIQTADGALQVIDEKLIRMKELAMQASTGTYNSDQRLIIDSEYQAMSSEINRIANATDFNGIYLLNGNLSGEPATDHNGAGITSTGPLKIHFGTGNDSAEDYYYVAIQGSTSSAFGLGHDAGSKFGLTAEEQNAGKAISTQALAQSAMAAINAAIISKDKIRANLGSMQNRLENTITNLEIQAENMQAAESRISDVDVAQEMTEFVRNQILTQSAVAMLAQANSLPRMAMQLIGG; this comes from the coding sequence ATGTCTTTAGTTATTAACCACAACCTCATGGCGATGAACGCATCTCGAAACCTGAGTGACCACTTTGGTCGACTCGGAGTTTCCACACGGCGTTTGTCATCCGGTTTGCGCGTTGGCACGGCTGCTGATGACGCCGCCGGGCTGGCGATTCGCGAACTTATGCGCTCGGAAATCAGCTCCCTGCACCAGGGTATCCGAAATGCATCAGACGCAATCTCACTGATTCAGACCGCTGACGGCGCGTTGCAGGTCATCGATGAAAAGCTCATTCGCATGAAGGAACTTGCGATGCAGGCCTCCACCGGTACCTACAACTCGGACCAGCGACTGATCATCGACTCAGAGTACCAGGCAATGTCTTCGGAAATCAACCGAATAGCCAACGCCACGGACTTCAACGGAATTTATCTGCTCAACGGCAACCTGTCCGGTGAACCCGCTACCGACCATAATGGTGCCGGCATCACTTCCACAGGCCCGCTGAAGATCCACTTCGGAACCGGAAACGATTCCGCTGAGGATTATTACTATGTCGCCATTCAAGGCTCGACCTCGTCCGCCTTTGGACTTGGGCACGACGCCGGAAGCAAGTTCGGCCTCACGGCCGAGGAACAAAACGCAGGCAAGGCCATTTCCACTCAGGCGCTGGCCCAGTCTGCCATGGCCGCGATCAATGCCGCGATCATTTCCAAGGACAAGATCCGCGCCAATCTCGGTTCCATGCAGAACCGACTGGAAAACACCATTACCAACCTGGAAATCCAGGCCGAGAACATGCAAGCTGCTGAATCCCGTATCTCAGACGTCGATGTGGCGCAGGAAATGACGGAATTCGTCCGCAACCAGATTCTCACCCAGTCCGCTGTTGCCATGCTCGCACAGGCCAACTCTCTGCCGAGAATGGCCATGCAGCTGATCGGCGGCTAG
- the rnc gene encoding ribonuclease III, with the protein MDTGNLQECIHHRFEQVKLLTTALTHSSYANEQEGYADNERLEFLGDAVLELCISEEGFKRYPCAPEGQLTRIRSQLVKEKSLASLARELQLHQYVRLGKGEEIQGGRDRDALLADTFEALLGAVFLDGGFDAAKKTILLIFENEWPERAMLPETKDYKSRLQEVSQERFKDRPVYVLAGTSGPEHEKLFDVDATLPTGEVFRGQGTSVKRAEQYAAAKALASLSDSDDIFSD; encoded by the coding sequence ATGGATACGGGTAACCTTCAAGAGTGTATCCACCATAGGTTTGAGCAAGTCAAGCTTCTCACCACAGCATTGACGCACAGTTCTTACGCCAACGAACAGGAGGGCTATGCCGACAATGAACGGCTGGAGTTCCTGGGCGATGCCGTACTGGAGCTGTGTATTTCCGAAGAGGGCTTCAAACGGTATCCGTGCGCACCGGAAGGGCAGTTGACACGGATTCGCTCACAGCTGGTCAAGGAAAAGAGTCTGGCATCGCTGGCCAGAGAGTTGCAATTGCATCAATATGTCCGTCTTGGCAAGGGGGAAGAAATTCAGGGAGGGCGTGATCGGGATGCTCTGCTGGCCGATACCTTCGAAGCTCTTTTAGGCGCGGTCTTTCTGGACGGCGGATTTGATGCGGCAAAAAAAACCATTCTTCTCATCTTCGAAAATGAATGGCCGGAACGGGCTATGCTCCCCGAAACCAAGGATTACAAGAGCCGGTTGCAGGAAGTGTCGCAGGAACGATTCAAGGATCGCCCTGTCTATGTTCTGGCCGGGACCAGTGGGCCGGAGCATGAGAAACTCTTTGACGTGGACGCGACTCTGCCTACCGGGGAAGTCTTCCGCGGACAGGGAACCAGCGTCAAGCGTGCTGAGCAGTATGCGGCTGCCAAGGCTCTTGCGTCTCTTTCCGATTCCGACGATATCTTCTCCGACTGA